AGATGCCTCTTCGGAATCAGACAAAGGTAAAAGGGTGCAAATGCCAAGCATATGTCCATTAAGACAGACATAATACTCAATAGAATCCTCGTAAGCACCTAACTTACAGCTTGCAGTCAGCGGTACCATATTAGCTTGTAACATGTTCCACATCTTTGCCTTACAATAGGGGCACACTGCTGTTGGATGAAGCTGGGCACCCCTGTTGATCAACATCCTCCGAACCTTTGAAACCATGAATGACTTGAACACACCTCGGAAAAATCCCACATCCCCATCATCCCCTTGGTCGAGATGTTCACAAGGGTCGGACACATATAAAACATCCGTTCTGCAATGTGGTAAAAGGAAACTCTTCCCCGATGTCCTTGAGAACCTAGTCCTATAAACAAAATGACCTGGGATTTGAATACTATTGAACAATCGACCACCACTACATCCCGAGCAATAAATAAGCAACTTTCCGAGTGCTCTCCAGTTCCCATCAACACTGTGACTTCCACAAGATTGCAGATCAAGCATCATTTTTAGGGCCCTTGTTTTGCAAAACTCCTTCCATAATACTCTCTTAGCAAGATCATCAAACCATTTGCATACA
The window above is part of the Gossypium raimondii isolate GPD5lz chromosome 9, ASM2569854v1, whole genome shotgun sequence genome. Proteins encoded here:
- the LOC105798138 gene encoding LOW QUALITY PROTEIN: EID1-like F-box protein 2 (The sequence of the model RefSeq protein was modified relative to this genomic sequence to represent the inferred CDS: inserted 1 base in 1 codon) translates to MILTKQYRCVHSSSCQCTKGHLSEDVIXLVFRQLNWNPKLIAALSCVCKWFDDLAKRVLWKEFCKTRALKMMLDLQSCGSHSVDGNWRALGKLLIYCSGCSGGRLFNSIQIPGHFVYRTRFSRTSGKSFLLPHCRTDVLYVSDPCEHLDQGDDGDVGFFRGVFKSFMVSKVRRMLINRGAQLHPTAVCPYCKAKMWNMLQANMVPLTASCKLGAYEDSIEYYVCLNGHMLGICTLLPLSDSEEASESE